DNA from Desulfovibrio porci:
GGGCCTGCCTCTGGTCCGAGGCGGCCAGGGAGGCCACCAGACGCCGGGTACAGAGCACCGCGCCCACGCTGACCAGCGCGCCGCCCAGCAGCACGAAGAGCAGAATCAGCACCTGGAGCTGGCGCAGGGGCTGCAGGCTCTCGCCCACGTCGTCCACCACCACCAGCACCCAGGGCATGGAGTCCAGCCGCATCATGGCCGCCAGCAGGTTCTGGCCGCTCTCCTTGTCGGCGGGCACGTCCAGGGGCATGGTCAGCATGCCGTTGCGGGCGGAACTGAGCGGGGGCATCTTGAATTTGCCCATGATCTTGCCGTGATAGAGCGAGTCGGTCTGGAGCACGCCCTGTTCGTTGACCAGAAAGGCGTCGCTGTGCTGGCCGGAATAAACCCGGCGCAGGAGAGCGTCGATGGCTTCCATGTCAATGGTGGCGCGCATGATGTAGCTGCGCCCGCCCTCGTGCCGCAGCACCGCGATGATGAAGTGCGGCACGTGCCGGTAGCCCATGAACACGTCGCTGACATAAACTCCCTTGCGCAGCACTTCATGAAACCAGGGGGTGTCGGCGTAATCGGCGTCGTGCAGGTCATACGGCCCCACATAGGCCACATGCCGGCCGTCCATGCCGATGATGCCGAGATCCACGAAGGAGCGGCTGTTGTTCTGCATGACGCTGAAAACTTCGCTCAGCCGGGCGGGATCGCTCAGTTCCGCATAGGGATGGGTAAAGGCCAGAGTTTTGATCTGGGCCACCCGCTCCACAATAAAGGTGTCCAAGGCGCGGTGCTTGCTGCTGGTCACGGCTTCCAGGCCCGCGCTGATCTTTTCGTTATAGATGGTGTTGATGCGGTCCAGGCAGAACAGGCCCAGAGCCGCCAGCGGCGTGAGCGCCAGCAGCAGCAGGGTCAGCAGCAGACGGCGGTGGATGACTTTGTAGCCCCGGTGCGGGGCGGGCGACGTCAACGGCATGGGGGCGCCTCCTGAGCGTCGGTTGCGGGCAGGTCGCGGCCCGTGAACAGCGCCCGGCAATGGGCGAGCATTTCCTCGCGCCGGGCCGCCACCTGGGTCGAATCCTGCATGATCATGTCCAGTTGGCGGGTATGGATGGTCATGTACCCGGCCACGGCCAGCAGGTGTTCGCCTTCGTCCGTGTCCATGCCTTCCAGGCGGGCGCTGACCGCGTCGTTGCGCAGCACGGGCGCGAAGCCGAACTCCCAGAGCAGATCGGCCACAAAACGCACCCGCAGGATGCGCCGCTCAATATTGGCCGCGCCGCCGCGCAACTGGAAGAGTAGATAATTTTCTTTGCTGCGCGCGCCCAGGCGCGCCTCCACGGAGACGAAATGAAAGCCGAAGCGCGAATGCAGGCTGCAATAGTCGCGTGAAATCATAAAATAGTTCTTTTCGGAAAAATAGGCCGTCTGGGCCGCCGGGTCCAGATGCGGATTGGCCGTGGCCTCGAACAGCACGGACAAAAAGCCCTTGCCGTCCACAGGCGGCGGCCCCTGCCAGGGATGGGCGTTCATGCCCCGCCAGAGGGCCAGCATGGGCCGCGAGGCGATCTGCCCCACGTCGATGACCGGCCCCGCCGGGGTGGTGGTGAAACCGTCGCTGAGGTTGACCACCCAGAACTGTTTGAGCACCGCGTCCCGCAACTGCTTGACCCGCTGGGGCGCATGCTTCTTTTCCGCGCCCAGCGCGAACATGGCGCTGACCGCCTTTTCATGGCAGTAACGGGCGATGTCGTGATAGGTGGCGCAGTTGGCGGCCCTGAAATCCACGCTGTCCACGTCGATGGTCAGGGGCAGGATATGCGCGGCCGCGTGCTGAAGAATGCGGAACACCGGGCTGCCCGGCATGAAGTCGCGCGGCTTTGCGGCCCCGGCCAGCAGTTCGTCCCGTCGGCCCCGGTACACGCGGCCCAGATCCGCGCAAAGGGTGATTTTTTGCCCTTTGGACAGATTTTCCAGGGCGTTTTTCAGTCCGAACAGGGCCGGTTTGCCGAATTCGCGGGTCAGGGACCCCAGACGGGACCCCAGCAGGCCGCGCTCGGCGATGACGCCCGCGGCCCGGTCAATAAGCGAAGCCCAGAGGTAGCTGTCGTCCGGCAATACCAGAATGCCGCCCTGCGGAAAACGGCGCGCATCTTCCCAGGTCCGCACCGGCATCGCCGGGCCGCAGGCTCTGCCGGGATTGACCGTGACGCCCCCCGCCAGCAGGGGCGGCGGCGCGGCCTCATCCGGCGCGGGCAAGGCGTCCGCATCCGCCGCCAGCATCATGGGCCGCACCAGCAAAAGCCGCACCCGGCCGCCGGGCGCGCACACCCAGGTCAGGGAAAGCGGATGGCCTTCGGCTTCCTCCAGCGCCAGGGCCAGCTCCGTCACCCGCAGGGCCGTGGCGTCATCCAGAACCGGATGCTCCGGGTCATGCGGCTCGCGGCCGCGCACCTCGTGCGGCGCGGCGCGGGCCAGGCGCAACATGTCCACGGGCAAAGCGGAATATTCCATTTCCTGCGGCAGGCCGCCGCAGGCATAGACATGCACGTTGGCCCCGTGCGGCTGCAGGGGATTGCCCGTGTGGGTCAGGCCGCCCCACGCGCCCTCCTCCACGGCCAGACAGGTCACGCAGACGCCTGCGTCCGCTTCGGTGAGGCCGCGCGCCCGCCGGTAGATCAGGGCCTGCGCCCGCTGTTTGCGGGCCAGGGTGACGTGCAGGGCCTCCAGAATTTCATCGTCCGGCGCGTCCAGCGGCACGGACGGCCCCCAGAGCAGCAGGCCGGGGTCCATGACGTTTTCCGCCGCGTTCGCGCTCTCCGTCCCGTCTTCGCCGGAAGAGGCGCGCGGCCAGAGGCGGCCCCGCAGCAAAAGGCGCATGGGCCGGCGACATCGGGCGCGCAGGTCCCGCACTTCGGCCAGCACGGCCTCGGCCAGATCCTCGGGCAGGGGCGTGTTTTCCACCAAGCCGCCCAGACTTTCGGAGAGTTTTGCCAGATGCTCCGGGCCGAAGCCGCCAGCCGCCTGAACCCGCCGGTTGATCTCGCTTTGCAGCTCGCCGCTCTGGAAAAAATGCTGGCAGCCCGCCGCCGTGATCACAAAACCGGGGGGCACGGCTTCGGGAAAGCGCCCGCGCAGGCCTTCCAGGCGGGCCGTGGCCGGGTCCACCAGGGCTTCCGCGTCCGCGTCGTCCAGATTTCCACGGCCCAAGGGCAGCACCAGCGGCCCGAGCAGGCAGGATTCCGGCTCATAGACTTCGGCGGCCACAATTTTTTGCAGTTCCGCGAAGCGGGCATAGAGCGCCGGGCCGGGAGCCGGGTCCAGCCGTTCCAGTTGCTGGATGCACTGAAACACCTGGGTGGCCACGCTGGTGCAGAGCGCGCGGACGCGGTACAGGCCGAAGGGATGATCGCAGCAGAGCGTGTACTCCACTTCGGTCATGGTTTCCTGAAATTTGTTCCAGGCGGTGAGAAAAAGCTTGAAGGAATGGTGGCGCAGGGCGAAAAAACGCTCGGCCTCGCCGGGGTCGGCCGAAGCCGAGCCGGAATTCTTCTTTGTGGAGCGCGTGAGGAAACCCAACAGTCGGGAAAGGGACATGGCGACTCCAATAGCGGTTCCGCCGCACCGGGCGGGTGGATGCGCAGGCCGCGCCGGGATTGCGACGCGGCGCGCAGAGCTTGTTCACTCTAGCACAACCCCCGTACCCCTTCAAGCGGCCACAGCCTACGGCGCAGGGTAGACGCATCTAAAAAATCTTTATTTACTAGCTAGATAGCTCAGTAGCAAACAAAAAGCGCCAGATGACGCCGCCAGCGCCGAAAAAGCTGGTTTTGACGGATAATCACGACACATAACAGACTGGCAAAACTGAAATTAGATGCGTCTGTCCTGGCCTACGGCGAGGAAAAACGGACGGCGTGCGCGACGCCCGCGCCGAAACGCCGTAGATGCCCGCCGGAAACGGCTCAGGCCGTCGGCAGAGGGGCCACCTGCGGGGCGGCGACAGCGGGTTGTCCGGCCTGGGCCAGGTCCCGCATCTGTTGCATGCATTGCTCTAGAAACTGCGGATCTCCCACATCCTGGCAAAGAAAAGCGTTGATGCCCGGCATGGCGGCGATGGCCTCATCGATTTCCGCATTGCTGCCCTTGGCGTAGGCCCCGATATTGACCATGTCCTCCACCCGGCGGAAAGTGCTCATGCGCCGGGTGATCACCCGTCCGGCCAGCACATCCTCCCTCCGGCAGATATCCGAGCGCAGACGGCTGATGGAGCGCAGCACGTCGATGGCCGGGAAATGCCCCTGGTCCGCCAAGTCGCGGGTGAGCACGATATGCCCGTCCAGAATGGAGCGCACGGAGTCGGCAATGGGCTCGTTGAAGTCGTCGCCGTCCACCAGAACGGTGTAAATGCCGGTGATGGTGCCTTTGGCCGAGCGCCCGGCGCGTTCCAGGAGCTTGGGCAACTGGGCGAAGACCGAGGGCGTATAGCCCTTGGTGGTGGGCGGCTCGCCCACGGCCAGACCCACTTCGCGCGCGGCCATGGCGAAACGGGTCACGGAGTCCATCATCAACAGAACGTCCATGCTCTTGTCGCGGAAGTATTCGGCCACAGCCGTGGCCGCGTAGGCCGCGCGCATGCGCACCAGGGGGGACTGGTCCGAGGTGGCGATGACCAGCACGGAGCGGGCCATGCCCTCGGGCCCCAGGTCGCGCTCCATGAATTCCACCACTTCGCGGCCGCGCTCGCCGATCAGGGCGATGACGTTGACGTCCGCCCTGGTATACCGGGCCATCATGCCCATGAGCGTGGACTTGCCCACGCC
Protein-coding regions in this window:
- a CDS encoding sensor histidine kinase → MPLTSPAPHRGYKVIHRRLLLTLLLLALTPLAALGLFCLDRINTIYNEKISAGLEAVTSSKHRALDTFIVERVAQIKTLAFTHPYAELSDPARLSEVFSVMQNNSRSFVDLGIIGMDGRHVAYVGPYDLHDADYADTPWFHEVLRKGVYVSDVFMGYRHVPHFIIAVLRHEGGRSYIMRATIDMEAIDALLRRVYSGQHSDAFLVNEQGVLQTDSLYHGKIMGKFKMPPLSSARNGMLTMPLDVPADKESGQNLLAAMMRLDSMPWVLVVVDDVGESLQPLRQLQVLILLFVLLGGALVSVGAVLCTRRLVASLAASDQRQAHIDARMLQSSKMAALGKMAAGVAHEVNNPLMLIQENAGWIRDLLEDEKPDNMRNYREILDSTDKIEQHVRRAKGITQRMLGFGRRMNPSRTEILLNSLADQAVEMLKTEAANRNIVITKEFDPHLPVILSDPAQLEQVFINIIDNAIDAIGRDGSLRIRTEVCEQGARIFFADSGPGMDEETLKRIFDPFFTTKKVGEGTGLGLAICFTILEKLGGRIEVQSQVGRGTTFCITLPLEPMQGPQEEEIEE
- a CDS encoding PEP/pyruvate-binding domain-containing protein, yielding MSLSRLLGFLTRSTKKNSGSASADPGEAERFFALRHHSFKLFLTAWNKFQETMTEVEYTLCCDHPFGLYRVRALCTSVATQVFQCIQQLERLDPAPGPALYARFAELQKIVAAEVYEPESCLLGPLVLPLGRGNLDDADAEALVDPATARLEGLRGRFPEAVPPGFVITAAGCQHFFQSGELQSEINRRVQAAGGFGPEHLAKLSESLGGLVENTPLPEDLAEAVLAEVRDLRARCRRPMRLLLRGRLWPRASSGEDGTESANAAENVMDPGLLLWGPSVPLDAPDDEILEALHVTLARKQRAQALIYRRARGLTEADAGVCVTCLAVEEGAWGGLTHTGNPLQPHGANVHVYACGGLPQEMEYSALPVDMLRLARAAPHEVRGREPHDPEHPVLDDATALRVTELALALEEAEGHPLSLTWVCAPGGRVRLLLVRPMMLAADADALPAPDEAAPPPLLAGGVTVNPGRACGPAMPVRTWEDARRFPQGGILVLPDDSYLWASLIDRAAGVIAERGLLGSRLGSLTREFGKPALFGLKNALENLSKGQKITLCADLGRVYRGRRDELLAGAAKPRDFMPGSPVFRILQHAAAHILPLTIDVDSVDFRAANCATYHDIARYCHEKAVSAMFALGAEKKHAPQRVKQLRDAVLKQFWVVNLSDGFTTTPAGPVIDVGQIASRPMLALWRGMNAHPWQGPPPVDGKGFLSVLFEATANPHLDPAAQTAYFSEKNYFMISRDYCSLHSRFGFHFVSVEARLGARSKENYLLFQLRGGAANIERRILRVRFVADLLWEFGFAPVLRNDAVSARLEGMDTDEGEHLLAVAGYMTIHTRQLDMIMQDSTQVAARREEMLAHCRALFTGRDLPATDAQEAPPCR
- a CDS encoding FliI/YscN family ATPase, whose translation is MKLDPRACSQLLRTSNPIRLFGKVNKVVGLVAEGGGLRAPLGAVCHMLPDGESEGIAAEVVGFRDGNLLFMPYGDMRGIRPGSLIRNTSLPPVFPVGPDLLGRAFDAFGTPLDAGPPVNAEIYTSPLPAGERGRADFQRQMEIQAPFTPEWAVKAGSQWHPELAPIYADPPSPLQRPRITDILDVGVRSINSLLTLGKGQRVGIMAGSGVGKSTLMGMMARYTRADVNVIALIGERGREVVEFMERDLGPEGMARSVLVIATSDQSPLVRMRAAYAATAVAEYFRDKSMDVLLMMDSVTRFAMAAREVGLAVGEPPTTKGYTPSVFAQLPKLLERAGRSAKGTITGIYTVLVDGDDFNEPIADSVRSILDGHIVLTRDLADQGHFPAIDVLRSISRLRSDICRREDVLAGRVITRRMSTFRRVEDMVNIGAYAKGSNAEIDEAIAAMPGINAFLCQDVGDPQFLEQCMQQMRDLAQAGQPAVAAPQVAPLPTA